In one Gimesia sp. genomic region, the following are encoded:
- the pheT gene encoding phenylalanine--tRNA ligase subunit beta — protein MHINTGWLRDYLSADCKESELLDALMTVGLEIEEEHHLGQALAPIRIGFIREKKPLAGADHLFECQVEIEKGKLITIVCATAHPVEVGWGVPVAVAGTKLPSGALISEGKIKGTLSQGMICLDGEMGLIARSTGLQVFEDEATLGASLPSVAPIEESLVEVSVLPNRPDCLGMIGVAREVAAVLDMELKYPSARELSSTGAGDAVAVEIADDSLCSRYTCQVFDGVHVRKSPHWLQSRLQTAGLRAINNVVDITNFVMLEWGQPLHAFDFDSLKGNKIEVRRIKEGETLKLLDETEIDAKEQPLVIADGEKPIALAGIMGGSDSQTTAESKRILLESACFDPVCIRTSSRKLKISTDSSYRFERGTDPNGMLSGAFNRAAELLQDPELSGAKPASPVTDSYPNVKQPTQFPLDAPRISKILGAEITNQQITDCLSKLEMTHDDKTISVPTWRVDVNNPVVLAEDVARLLRYDSIVMKPMVATTTKGRYSEADTLRSKIASFLAGNGFLESRTPPLTTEQTALAFSQWPGESIQVQNPISKEMTTLRQSLVGSLVEVAERNARRGASSFRFFEIDRTFRENNSENDERWMVGGVLGGPINDAAWIARESEIDFLRAKGLLENLLAHLEVEQVTYTNEEPALGYRVEEFAVISHDGERIGALGRIDLGALGIKDRARVPLYGFELDISTLLKGRGPARMFAGLARTQVIARDISILVPVDLPYLEIERSLENAFAAAVENLETEPRKESDGHISLQPKLESVICIDTFVGESVGEGAKSLTIRMLFRDANHTLTSGEAQQLMDFVVKQLQSEHGAVQR, from the coding sequence ATGCACATTAATACTGGTTGGTTGCGCGATTACCTGTCGGCGGATTGCAAAGAGAGCGAACTGCTGGATGCCCTGATGACGGTCGGGCTGGAAATCGAAGAAGAACATCACCTGGGCCAGGCACTGGCGCCCATCCGGATCGGTTTTATCCGGGAGAAGAAGCCGCTGGCCGGTGCAGATCATCTGTTCGAATGCCAGGTGGAAATCGAAAAAGGGAAACTGATTACCATTGTCTGTGCGACCGCGCATCCGGTGGAAGTGGGCTGGGGCGTGCCCGTGGCGGTGGCTGGTACGAAGCTGCCAAGTGGAGCCCTGATTTCCGAAGGCAAGATCAAAGGAACATTGTCCCAGGGGATGATCTGCCTGGACGGTGAGATGGGACTGATTGCCCGTTCGACGGGGCTGCAGGTCTTCGAAGACGAAGCGACGCTGGGAGCCAGTCTGCCGTCAGTCGCTCCGATTGAAGAATCGCTGGTGGAAGTCTCGGTACTGCCGAATCGTCCCGACTGCCTGGGAATGATTGGTGTGGCCCGCGAAGTGGCTGCCGTCCTGGACATGGAATTGAAATATCCGAGTGCCCGTGAATTGAGTTCTACGGGTGCGGGTGATGCGGTGGCTGTTGAGATTGCCGACGATTCACTCTGCTCACGTTATACATGCCAGGTATTTGACGGCGTCCATGTGCGGAAGTCGCCTCACTGGCTGCAGAGCCGGTTGCAGACGGCCGGTCTGCGTGCGATCAACAACGTGGTCGACATCACCAACTTCGTGATGCTGGAATGGGGACAGCCGCTGCATGCTTTCGATTTTGACAGCCTGAAAGGGAACAAGATCGAAGTCCGCCGGATTAAAGAGGGCGAAACCCTGAAACTGCTGGATGAGACAGAGATCGATGCCAAAGAGCAGCCGCTGGTGATTGCCGATGGTGAGAAGCCGATCGCGCTGGCTGGCATCATGGGAGGCTCAGACTCGCAGACGACCGCTGAGTCGAAACGGATTCTGCTGGAGTCGGCCTGTTTCGATCCGGTCTGCATCCGGACTTCGTCCCGCAAGCTGAAGATCAGCACGGATTCTTCCTATCGTTTCGAGCGGGGAACCGATCCGAACGGGATGCTGAGCGGCGCGTTCAACCGGGCTGCAGAGCTGCTGCAGGATCCGGAACTCTCTGGAGCTAAGCCGGCTTCGCCCGTGACGGACAGTTACCCGAATGTCAAACAGCCTACACAGTTTCCCCTGGATGCACCACGCATTTCAAAAATCCTAGGTGCCGAGATTACAAATCAGCAGATTACGGACTGTCTGTCCAAGCTGGAAATGACGCACGACGATAAGACCATTTCGGTGCCGACCTGGCGGGTGGATGTGAATAACCCGGTGGTGCTGGCCGAGGATGTGGCCCGGCTGTTGCGTTATGACAGTATCGTGATGAAGCCGATGGTGGCGACTACGACCAAGGGGCGATATTCCGAAGCGGATACGCTGCGAAGCAAAATTGCGAGCTTCCTGGCCGGAAACGGATTCCTGGAAAGCCGGACACCGCCGCTGACGACCGAGCAGACCGCGCTGGCGTTCAGCCAGTGGCCGGGCGAATCGATTCAGGTGCAGAACCCGATTTCCAAAGAGATGACGACGCTGCGTCAGAGTCTGGTGGGCAGCCTGGTGGAAGTCGCGGAGCGAAATGCCCGCCGCGGAGCCAGCAGCTTCCGCTTCTTCGAAATCGACCGGACCTTCCGCGAGAACAATTCTGAAAACGATGAGCGGTGGATGGTCGGCGGTGTACTGGGCGGGCCGATCAATGACGCTGCCTGGATTGCCCGGGAGAGCGAGATCGACTTCCTGCGTGCCAAGGGGCTGCTGGAAAACCTGCTGGCACATCTGGAAGTCGAGCAGGTCACCTACACCAATGAAGAGCCGGCCCTGGGGTACCGGGTGGAAGAGTTCGCCGTGATTTCACATGACGGCGAGCGGATTGGAGCCCTGGGGCGCATCGATCTGGGGGCCCTGGGAATCAAAGACCGGGCACGCGTGCCCCTGTATGGTTTCGAGCTGGATATCTCGACGCTGCTGAAGGGTAGAGGGCCGGCCCGGATGTTCGCCGGTCTGGCACGAACCCAGGTGATTGCCCGTGATATTTCGATTCTGGTACCCGTCGATCTGCCTTACCTGGAGATCGAGCGGTCGCTGGAGAATGCCTTCGCTGCGGCTGTGGAGAATCTGGAGACAGAACCCCGCAAGGAGAGCGACGGGCATATCAGCCTGCAGCCAAAGCTGGAGAGCGTGATCTGCATCGATACCTTCGTCGGTGAGAGCGTGGGAGAGGGGGCGAAGAGCCTGACGATCCGGATGCTGTTCCGCGATGCGAACCATACGCTGACCTCGGGTGAAGCGCAGCAGCTGATGGACTTTGTCGTGAAGCAGCTGCAGTCCGAACATGGAGCAGTCCAGCGGTAA
- a CDS encoding DUF1501 domain-containing protein yields the protein MDSLNFSRRQMLKSSACGFGYMALAGLSAEAALKSQSPLASKEPHFAPRAKRVIFLFMHGGPSHVDTFDYKPRLNKEDGQRLPFKAAKNIEKSSQENLRLMKSPWKFKQRGESGLWISELFDNVAEHADDLCVINSMHTNGQSHGQAVMKLHTGSDSLVRPSVGSWMVYGLGTENNNLPGFISICPSRGHGGVRNYGSAFLPAVFQGTAIGDADTKAKEAQIKFLANNSTSPLEQRKQLSLLQTMNERHLKEVKVDNEIEGVINSYELAFRMQSEVPTLMDLSAETKETHALYGIDDKTTENFGRQCLMARRFAEAGVRYIEVALGNNRWDQHSGLKSGHERNSQQVDKPIAGLLADLKQRGLLEDTLVVWGGEFGRTPIAQGKNGRDHNPQGYTMWLAGAGVKKGHVHGATDEYGYYATRDKVHIHDLHATLLHLMGMDHKRLTYRYAGRDFRLTDVYGEVVHEIMTS from the coding sequence ATGGATTCACTGAATTTCTCCCGACGTCAGATGTTGAAGTCTTCGGCTTGCGGTTTCGGATATATGGCCCTGGCGGGGTTGAGTGCGGAAGCAGCGCTCAAGAGTCAGTCGCCGCTGGCATCGAAGGAGCCGCATTTTGCACCGCGGGCGAAGCGGGTGATCTTTCTGTTTATGCACGGCGGTCCGAGCCACGTGGATACGTTCGACTATAAGCCCCGGTTGAACAAAGAGGATGGCCAGCGGCTGCCTTTCAAGGCGGCGAAGAACATCGAGAAGTCATCGCAGGAAAATCTGCGGCTGATGAAGTCTCCCTGGAAGTTCAAGCAGCGGGGAGAGAGCGGCCTGTGGATTTCGGAACTGTTTGATAACGTGGCGGAGCACGCCGACGATTTGTGCGTGATCAACTCGATGCACACCAACGGCCAGTCGCACGGGCAGGCGGTGATGAAGCTGCATACCGGTTCGGACAGCCTGGTGCGTCCGTCGGTCGGTTCATGGATGGTGTATGGACTGGGGACCGAGAACAACAATCTGCCGGGGTTCATTTCGATCTGTCCTTCGCGGGGACATGGGGGCGTGCGGAATTACGGGAGCGCGTTTCTGCCTGCGGTTTTCCAGGGAACGGCGATTGGCGATGCGGATACCAAAGCCAAAGAGGCACAGATCAAGTTTCTGGCTAACAACAGCACCTCGCCTCTCGAGCAGCGGAAACAGCTGTCACTGCTGCAGACGATGAACGAACGACATCTGAAAGAGGTCAAAGTCGATAATGAAATCGAAGGGGTGATTAACTCTTACGAGCTTGCTTTCCGGATGCAGTCGGAAGTGCCCACGCTGATGGATTTGAGTGCCGAGACGAAAGAGACGCACGCGTTATATGGGATCGATGACAAGACGACGGAGAACTTCGGGCGTCAGTGTCTGATGGCACGACGGTTCGCCGAGGCGGGCGTGCGTTACATCGAAGTCGCGCTGGGGAACAATCGCTGGGATCAGCACAGCGGACTCAAGAGTGGACACGAACGGAACTCGCAACAGGTCGACAAGCCGATCGCCGGTCTGCTGGCGGATCTGAAGCAGCGAGGGTTACTGGAAGATACGCTGGTCGTCTGGGGCGGTGAATTCGGCCGGACCCCGATTGCCCAGGGTAAGAACGGCCGCGATCATAATCCGCAGGGTTACACGATGTGGCTGGCGGGAGCCGGGGTGAAGAAGGGGCATGTGCACGGGGCGACTGACGAGTATGGATACTACGCGACCCGGGACAAGGTGCATATCCACGATCTGCATGCGACGCTGCTGCACCTGATGGGCATGGATCATAAGCGGCTGACCTACCGTTATGCGGGCCGCGACTTCCGCCTGACGGATGTGTACGGCGAAGTTGTACATGAGATTATGACCAGCTAA
- a CDS encoding DUF1553 domain-containing protein has translation MRSFLISSCLTLLVTSAVLVTDSRAADKVSVTKVSPLAGIEFFENKIRPVLVEHCYDCHSGEPDPESASFVLDSRAGMLQGGDSGKAVVPGNVKQSLILQALEHDPDFYAMPPDEKLPAAVIADFRKWIQMGAPDPRKGGDVPARAKVAADEGFDFDKEREFWSFRPLTRPEVPKVKQQEWPRNDIDCFILNRLEAKSMQPAAAADRQTLVRRVYFDLTGLPPTPQQIQEFVNDPSPQAYEHLVDRLLDSPRFGETWGRHWLDLARYADSNGLDINLTFYNAWRYRDYVIQAFNEDKPYDEFIREQIAGDLLPYENDAERTRNIVATGFLVMGAKMLSERDKEKLRMDVVDEQIDVTGRAFMGMTLGCARCHDHKFDPIPMTDYYALAGIFRSTETVHGNRLNNQFVSGWMTRPLPIKPEHAAAIKKHEADLAKLETELKDDAEALKKLQGGTPQQTKLEALAGIVVDDAQAQKTGAWKESTYSKNYLGVGYVHDLNEGQGKKSIRFTPDLPAAGKYEVRFAFPGSRGRSKRVPVTIHSLQGLKTIYIDQTKSGPIDGIFTSLGTFEFAAGDAGFVEISNKESLGYVVVDAMQFLPQFKLPKQREVLVAQKPTDGAAAAAHEKKVEALQVRVQKLKADLKKLKENAPPPAPMALAVGEQPDPADYRIARRGNIHQLGDKVDRGFLTIATLKEQPAVSPKQSGRLELAEWLSRSQNPLTSRVMVNRIWKHLFGNGLVRSVDNFGHLGEQPTHPELLDYLAQRFVSEGWSMKTLIREIMVSSAYRMSSDFSAEQYQKDPGNHLVWRMNRRRLSAESIRDAVLTVSGKLDLTMGGSVVSHYPEQAINPNSNKKVGANPSEFRRSVYLPIVRGSVPSALTVFDFPAPEMLVGNRSVTTVPAQALFMMNSPFVISQAEATAERILKDEQQSDRERVSQLYLTCLGREANAKEQAEALQYIDSLFGLNLKENDDKSQARQKAWASYCQILFASTEFRFLN, from the coding sequence GGAGCACTGTTACGATTGCCATTCGGGGGAACCTGATCCGGAGAGTGCATCGTTTGTGCTGGACAGTCGCGCGGGGATGTTGCAGGGGGGCGATTCCGGGAAAGCGGTGGTGCCTGGCAATGTCAAACAGAGTCTGATTCTACAGGCGCTGGAACACGATCCCGATTTTTACGCGATGCCGCCGGATGAGAAGTTGCCTGCAGCAGTGATTGCCGACTTCCGGAAATGGATTCAGATGGGGGCACCCGATCCGCGGAAGGGGGGGGATGTGCCCGCCCGTGCAAAGGTCGCCGCTGATGAGGGATTTGATTTTGACAAGGAGCGCGAGTTCTGGTCGTTTCGTCCGTTGACCCGTCCCGAGGTTCCGAAAGTCAAACAACAGGAGTGGCCACGGAATGACATCGACTGCTTCATTCTGAATCGGCTGGAAGCGAAGTCGATGCAGCCGGCAGCAGCAGCGGACAGACAGACGCTGGTGCGGCGGGTTTATTTTGATCTGACGGGACTGCCTCCGACGCCGCAACAGATTCAGGAGTTTGTGAACGATCCATCGCCGCAGGCGTATGAGCATCTGGTCGATCGGCTGCTGGATTCACCCCGTTTCGGGGAGACATGGGGGCGTCACTGGCTGGACCTGGCCCGCTATGCGGATTCGAACGGGCTGGATATTAACCTCACGTTTTACAATGCGTGGCGGTACCGGGATTACGTCATCCAGGCGTTCAACGAAGATAAGCCGTACGATGAGTTCATTCGCGAGCAGATTGCCGGCGATCTGTTGCCTTACGAGAACGATGCAGAGCGGACGCGGAACATTGTGGCGACTGGTTTCCTGGTGATGGGCGCAAAAATGCTCAGCGAGCGGGATAAAGAGAAGCTGCGGATGGATGTGGTCGATGAGCAGATCGATGTGACGGGCCGGGCGTTTATGGGAATGACGCTGGGATGTGCCCGCTGTCACGATCATAAGTTCGATCCGATTCCGATGACCGATTATTACGCACTGGCGGGGATCTTCCGCAGTACGGAGACGGTGCACGGCAATCGTCTGAATAACCAGTTCGTCTCGGGCTGGATGACGCGGCCGCTGCCGATCAAGCCGGAACATGCGGCTGCGATCAAGAAACATGAAGCCGACCTGGCGAAACTGGAAACCGAGTTGAAGGACGATGCGGAAGCCTTAAAGAAACTGCAGGGCGGAACCCCACAGCAGACCAAGCTGGAAGCACTGGCGGGGATTGTTGTCGATGATGCTCAGGCGCAGAAGACCGGGGCCTGGAAGGAATCGACCTATTCGAAGAACTACCTGGGTGTCGGTTATGTGCATGATCTGAATGAAGGGCAGGGGAAGAAGTCGATTCGATTCACTCCTGATCTGCCGGCTGCCGGGAAGTATGAAGTTCGCTTTGCCTTTCCGGGAAGCAGAGGTCGCTCGAAACGGGTGCCGGTGACGATTCATTCGTTACAGGGTTTAAAGACCATCTACATCGATCAGACGAAGTCGGGTCCGATTGATGGGATCTTCACTTCGCTGGGAACATTCGAATTTGCCGCCGGTGATGCGGGCTTTGTGGAGATCTCGAACAAAGAGTCTTTGGGGTACGTTGTCGTCGATGCCATGCAGTTCCTGCCCCAATTCAAGTTGCCGAAACAGCGGGAGGTGCTGGTGGCGCAGAAGCCGACAGACGGGGCTGCCGCAGCGGCACATGAGAAAAAAGTTGAAGCCCTGCAGGTCCGTGTGCAGAAGTTGAAAGCGGACCTTAAGAAGTTGAAAGAGAACGCACCGCCGCCCGCACCGATGGCGCTGGCGGTGGGTGAGCAGCCAGACCCTGCGGATTATCGGATTGCCCGGCGGGGGAATATTCACCAGTTGGGTGATAAGGTTGATCGAGGCTTCCTGACGATTGCGACTTTGAAAGAGCAGCCTGCGGTGAGTCCGAAACAGAGTGGACGCCTGGAACTGGCGGAGTGGCTGAGCCGTTCGCAGAATCCGCTGACGAGCCGGGTGATGGTGAACCGGATCTGGAAGCATCTGTTTGGCAACGGTCTGGTGCGGAGCGTCGATAACTTCGGTCACCTGGGTGAGCAGCCAACGCATCCGGAACTTCTGGACTACCTCGCGCAGCGGTTCGTCTCGGAAGGCTGGTCGATGAAGACGCTGATTCGCGAGATCATGGTGAGCAGTGCTTACCGGATGAGTTCGGACTTCAGTGCAGAACAGTATCAGAAAGATCCGGGTAACCACCTGGTGTGGCGGATGAACCGCAGACGGTTGTCGGCCGAGAGCATTCGTGATGCGGTGCTGACGGTTTCCGGGAAACTGGATCTGACAATGGGTGGTTCGGTGGTCTCGCATTATCCGGAGCAGGCGATCAACCCGAACAGCAATAAGAAGGTGGGAGCGAATCCGAGCGAGTTTCGTCGGAGCGTTTATCTGCCAATCGTGCGGGGGAGTGTGCCTTCCGCGCTGACCGTGTTTGATTTTCCCGCCCCGGAAATGCTGGTGGGGAATCGATCGGTCACCACGGTGCCGGCCCAGGCGCTGTTTATGATGAACAGCCCATTTGTGATCTCGCAGGCGGAAGCGACTGCCGAGCGGATTTTGAAAGACGAGCAGCAGAGTGATCGCGAGCGGGTCTCACAATTGTACCTGACCTGCCTGGGACGCGAGGCGAATGCGAAAGAGCAGGCCGAGGCGCTGCAGTACATCGATTCGCTGTTCGGACTGAATCTGAAAGAGAATGACGACAAGAGTCAGGCCCGTCAGAAAGCGTGGGCTTCGTACTGTCAGATTCTGTTTGCTTCGACCGAGTTTCGCTTTTTGAATTAG
- the pheS gene encoding phenylalanine--tRNA ligase subunit alpha, translating to MADNNDALVETAVESMAAATTLAELDEVRVQYLGKKGKLRALQAELKSLSPEEKREFGKMLNSVKERIQGALNDRKEALEASEKSGPDLEMVDVTLPGVRTLPGHRHPLIATMEEVKSILLGLGFRYDDYPEVESEFFNFDALNTPDWHPARDMHDSFYTTKGNVLRTHTSAFQTRAMKQFGPPPLRAMTSGRCYRRDEIDASHFPIFHQLDVIAIDENISFADLKWVLYQVASSLFGDDVQLRFRPSYFPFTTPSAEVDVMFNGNWLEILGAGMIRPEVLEAGGVDPEKWQGFAFGLGLDRMAMIRHGITDIRYMYENEEAFLRQF from the coding sequence ATGGCTGACAACAACGACGCGCTGGTCGAAACCGCGGTAGAGAGTATGGCAGCTGCCACAACCCTTGCCGAACTGGATGAGGTGCGTGTCCAGTACCTGGGAAAAAAGGGAAAACTGAGAGCCCTGCAGGCCGAACTGAAATCGCTGTCTCCCGAGGAGAAGCGTGAGTTCGGGAAGATGCTCAACAGCGTCAAAGAACGAATTCAGGGGGCCTTGAACGATCGCAAAGAGGCTCTGGAAGCCAGCGAGAAATCGGGGCCGGACCTCGAGATGGTCGATGTGACACTGCCCGGCGTTCGAACGCTGCCGGGGCACCGCCATCCGCTGATTGCGACGATGGAAGAGGTGAAATCGATTCTGCTCGGACTGGGTTTTCGCTACGACGATTACCCGGAAGTCGAATCGGAGTTCTTCAACTTTGATGCCTTGAACACACCCGACTGGCATCCCGCGCGGGACATGCACGACTCGTTTTACACCACCAAGGGGAACGTGCTGCGAACCCATACTTCGGCGTTCCAGACACGGGCGATGAAACAGTTCGGTCCGCCACCCTTGCGGGCGATGACCTCGGGACGCTGTTACCGGCGGGACGAGATCGATGCGTCGCACTTCCCGATTTTCCATCAGCTGGATGTAATCGCCATTGATGAGAATATCAGTTTTGCGGACCTGAAATGGGTATTGTACCAAGTGGCCAGCAGTCTATTTGGTGACGACGTACAGCTCCGGTTCCGCCCGAGTTATTTCCCGTTCACCACGCCGAGCGCGGAAGTGGATGTGATGTTCAACGGGAATTGGCTGGAGATTCTGGGGGCGGGGATGATTCGTCCCGAAGTCCTGGAAGCCGGCGGTGTCGACCCCGAGAAATGGCAGGGCTTTGCCTTTGGCCTGGGGCTGGACCGGATGGCGATGATCCGGCACGGCATTACTGACATCCGCTACATGTATGAAAACGAAGAAGCGTTTTTACGTCAGTTCTAA